A section of the Enterococcus montenegrensis genome encodes:
- a CDS encoding ABC transporter ATP-binding protein: MPLLTVKNLTKNFGGLAAVSHVNMALDTNELVGLIGPNGAGKTTLFNLLTGVYEPSAGDVLFSPQGQVEKLNGVKPYHIAKMGLSRTFQNIRLFKDLSVLDNVLIAMNAKHQEGFFTSILRLPRFYRNEDALKQKAVELLAIFGLESKLTTLAKNLPYGEQRRLEIVRALATEPKILFLDEPAAGMNPQETAELTELIRKIQKDFQLTILLIEHDMSLVMDVCQRIYVLEYGRIIAEGEPEKIKKDPRVIKAYLGGDM, from the coding sequence ATGCCTCTATTAACAGTTAAAAATTTGACGAAAAACTTTGGTGGCCTGGCTGCAGTTTCTCATGTGAATATGGCGTTGGATACTAATGAATTAGTAGGGTTGATTGGCCCAAATGGTGCAGGAAAAACGACACTATTTAACTTATTAACCGGTGTTTATGAGCCTAGTGCCGGTGATGTGTTATTTTCACCGCAAGGACAAGTTGAAAAGTTAAATGGCGTTAAACCTTACCACATTGCCAAAATGGGATTATCTCGGACGTTTCAAAATATTCGTTTGTTTAAAGACTTAAGTGTTTTAGATAATGTTCTAATTGCGATGAACGCCAAGCATCAAGAAGGTTTTTTTACAAGTATTTTACGTTTGCCGAGATTTTACCGTAATGAAGATGCGCTGAAACAAAAAGCAGTGGAGCTACTGGCAATTTTTGGTTTAGAAAGTAAATTAACAACTTTAGCTAAAAACTTGCCCTATGGCGAACAACGGCGTTTAGAAATTGTGCGGGCTCTAGCAACAGAGCCAAAAATCTTGTTTTTAGATGAACCAGCAGCAGGAATGAATCCGCAAGAGACAGCCGAATTAACGGAATTAATCCGTAAAATTCAAAAGGACTTTCAGCTGACCATTTTGCTAATTGAACACGATATGAGTTTGGTGATGGATGTGTGTCAGCGGATTTATGTTTTGGAGTACGGTCGCATTATTGCTGAAGGTGAACCAGAAAAAATCAAAAAAGATCCCCGTGTCATAAAAGCGTATTTGGGAGGGGATATGTAA
- a CDS encoding heavy metal translocating P-type ATPase, which produces MNNEQVATFVITGMTCANCSARVEKELKAQPGVAQATVNLATEKATVQFNETTAEALIKSVENIGYGAILDDEAHRQQVAEKKQARIQKMRRDLMISVVLVAPLMVAMIAMILGVDASWVHFFHRPIVQLILVAPIQFGVGLRFYKGAYHALKTKAPNMDVLVSLGTTAAFILSFYNGFLGGDPHELYFESSGMIIALILLGKYLETTAKNKTSSAIKQLMQLQAKTARVVNEDGSQSEVAIASVRQGMQVIIRPGEQIPVDGIVLSGKTTVDESMLTGESMPVAKTSSSTVFGGTVNNTGQLVIKTLKVGDETVLARIIRMVEDAQGQKAPIQQIADKISAVFVPSVLAIAMVTLIVTGLVSGNWQEALIHSVAVLVIACPCALGLATPTAIMVGTGLGAKNGILIKGGAVLEQAAQLNAIVLDKTGTITKGKPTVTNLQLATADLLTVLVSLEAASEHPLAGAIVDYGTEKNIQAVKVDHFEALPGLGIAGQINDKTYFVGNAKLMAEKEDCDNYLSKLNQWSKEGKTVMLVSDETNVLGVVAVADEIKATSKAAIATLQNHGIAVYMLTGDNKASAEYIGSQVGISVTNVFAEVMPDEKSAKVAELQAKGALVGMVGDGINDAPALALADVGIAMGSGTDIAMETADVTLIHSDLTYLDQMLQLSKATIKKIKQNLFWAFVYNTIGIPFAALGFLNPIIAGGAMAFSSVSVLLNSLSLNRLKLEKRE; this is translated from the coding sequence ATGAATAATGAGCAAGTCGCAACCTTTGTCATTACAGGGATGACCTGCGCCAATTGTTCAGCTCGCGTTGAAAAAGAATTAAAGGCACAACCAGGAGTTGCGCAGGCGACAGTCAACTTGGCTACGGAAAAAGCTACCGTACAATTTAATGAAACCACTGCCGAAGCGTTAATTAAAAGTGTGGAAAACATTGGGTATGGTGCAATTTTGGATGATGAAGCGCATCGGCAACAAGTAGCAGAAAAGAAACAAGCACGAATTCAAAAAATGCGACGGGATTTAATGATTAGTGTTGTTTTAGTTGCCCCTTTAATGGTTGCAATGATTGCGATGATACTTGGTGTTGATGCCTCCTGGGTGCACTTTTTCCATCGTCCTATCGTGCAGTTGATTTTAGTTGCCCCGATTCAATTTGGTGTTGGGCTACGCTTTTATAAAGGTGCTTATCATGCTTTAAAAACCAAAGCACCAAACATGGATGTTTTGGTCTCTTTAGGTACTACGGCAGCTTTTATTTTGAGTTTTTATAATGGTTTTTTAGGCGGTGATCCCCATGAACTTTACTTTGAAAGTAGCGGAATGATTATAGCCTTAATTTTACTTGGAAAATACTTGGAAACTACTGCAAAAAATAAAACTAGTTCTGCCATTAAGCAATTGATGCAACTACAAGCAAAAACCGCGCGGGTGGTCAATGAAGATGGGAGCCAAAGTGAAGTAGCCATTGCATCTGTAAGACAAGGAATGCAAGTAATTATTCGCCCTGGAGAGCAAATTCCCGTAGACGGCATTGTGCTTAGTGGTAAAACGACCGTTGATGAAAGTATGCTGACAGGGGAAAGTATGCCTGTGGCAAAAACAAGCAGCAGTACTGTTTTTGGCGGGACTGTTAACAATACCGGCCAATTAGTGATTAAAACCTTGAAAGTCGGCGATGAGACAGTTTTAGCTCGGATTATTCGTATGGTTGAAGATGCCCAAGGACAAAAAGCCCCGATTCAACAAATTGCGGATAAAATTTCAGCAGTGTTTGTACCCAGCGTTTTAGCAATTGCTATGGTAACATTAATTGTAACAGGACTTGTGAGTGGCAATTGGCAGGAAGCTTTAATTCATAGTGTTGCTGTACTAGTTATTGCGTGTCCGTGTGCTTTAGGGCTGGCAACACCAACTGCAATTATGGTTGGGACTGGACTAGGCGCTAAAAACGGTATCTTAATTAAAGGCGGAGCGGTATTGGAACAAGCTGCGCAACTAAATGCCATTGTCTTAGATAAAACGGGAACAATTACAAAAGGAAAACCTACTGTAACGAATTTGCAATTAGCCACAGCGGATTTATTAACTGTTTTAGTTAGTTTAGAAGCTGCTTCAGAGCATCCCTTAGCCGGTGCAATCGTTGATTATGGCACAGAAAAAAATATTCAAGCCGTAAAGGTTGATCACTTTGAAGCATTGCCTGGTTTGGGGATTGCCGGACAAATAAATGATAAAACTTATTTTGTTGGCAATGCGAAGCTTATGGCAGAAAAAGAAGATTGTGACAACTACCTTTCAAAATTAAACCAATGGTCAAAAGAAGGTAAAACAGTCATGCTGGTTTCAGATGAAACAAATGTTTTAGGGGTCGTAGCTGTAGCTGATGAAATCAAAGCAACTTCCAAAGCGGCAATTGCAACATTACAAAATCATGGGATTGCAGTCTATATGCTAACAGGTGACAACAAGGCCTCAGCTGAATATATTGGTTCACAGGTGGGAATTTCTGTTACGAATGTTTTTGCTGAAGTTATGCCAGATGAAAAATCTGCCAAAGTAGCAGAACTACAAGCAAAAGGTGCATTAGTAGGTATGGTAGGCGACGGAATTAACGATGCACCTGCGTTAGCCTTAGCTGATGTTGGTATTGCAATGGGAAGCGGAACAGATATTGCCATGGAGACTGCCGATGTAACGTTGATCCACAGTGATTTAACCTATTTGGATCAAATGCTGCAATTGTCAAAAGCGACAATAAAAAAAATAAAACAAAACTTATTTTGGGCATTTGTTTACAATACAATTGGTATTCCCTTTGCTGCTTTAGGCTTTTTAAATCCGATTATTGCTGGCGGGGCAATGGCCTTTAGTTCAGTCAGTGTTTTACTAAACTCACTTAGTCTGAATCGATTAAAACTAGAAAAGAGGGAGTAG
- a CDS encoding CopY/TcrY family copper transport repressor: MMTEPVKISDAEWEVMRVLWTVKAATAHEIAEILGDKMDWKLATVKTLLGRLSKKEVIRSEAEGKKFIYYPNVSETATVRSATENLFSHICAKKIGVTIADLINEAELTAADIAAINTALLAKTPVASIACNCIPGQCECSQHQVKINH, translated from the coding sequence ATGATGACAGAACCTGTCAAAATCAGCGATGCAGAATGGGAAGTGATGCGGGTATTATGGACAGTAAAAGCTGCAACTGCGCATGAGATTGCTGAAATTTTAGGTGATAAGATGGATTGGAAGCTTGCTACGGTAAAGACACTATTAGGACGGTTAAGTAAAAAAGAAGTAATTCGGAGTGAGGCAGAAGGTAAAAAATTTATTTATTACCCCAATGTATCAGAAACTGCAACTGTTCGCAGTGCAACCGAAAATCTTTTTTCTCACATCTGTGCCAAAAAGATTGGTGTAACAATCGCTGACTTAATCAACGAAGCAGAATTGACAGCAGCAGATATTGCGGCAATTAATACTGCGCTACTTGCCAAAACACCAGTAGCAAGTATTGCTTGCAATTGTATTCCTGGTCAATGTGAATGTAGTCAACATCAAGTCAAAATAAATCATTAA
- a CDS encoding CBS and ACT domain-containing protein: MSVSDFMTKNLVIVAPDTPIFDAIDLMKQHDIHRLPVLQQDKLVGLITEGIIQEAMPSKATSLSVYEANYLLNKTTVGDVMEKNVLTIAPDALLEDAIYKMRENKIAVLPVVEKEAVKGIITNNDIFAAFLKITGYNDGGTRISLQIADDHVGILAEITKLLAEHDFSILTIVVNRMELATIVEIQVQSRNVEKVKEVLTEAGYLVTAAVLTNTHNM; encoded by the coding sequence ATGAGTGTTAGTGATTTTATGACAAAAAACTTAGTAATAGTAGCACCAGATACACCTATTTTTGATGCGATTGATTTAATGAAACAACACGATATCCATCGTTTGCCCGTTTTGCAACAGGATAAATTAGTCGGATTAATTACAGAAGGCATTATTCAAGAAGCGATGCCTTCAAAAGCCACAAGTTTAAGTGTCTATGAAGCCAATTATTTGTTAAATAAGACGACCGTAGGCGATGTCATGGAAAAAAATGTGCTGACCATTGCACCAGATGCATTGCTAGAAGATGCCATTTATAAAATGCGGGAAAATAAGATTGCTGTACTACCAGTAGTAGAAAAAGAAGCAGTCAAAGGAATCATAACCAATAATGATATCTTCGCGGCCTTTTTAAAAATTACTGGCTACAACGATGGTGGAACCCGGATCAGCTTACAAATAGCCGATGATCATGTGGGGATTTTAGCAGAAATTACCAAACTTTTAGCCGAGCATGATTTTAGTATTTTAACGATTGTCGTCAATCGGATGGAACTGGCTACAATTGTTGAAATTCAAGTTCAGTCTCGTAATGTTGAAAAAGTTAAAGAAGTACTAACAGAGGCCGGTTATTTGGTAACTGCAGCAGTTTTAACCAATACGCATAATATGTAA
- the copZ gene encoding copper chaperone CopZ, producing the protein MKQTFNISGMSCGHCVAKVEGTINELPGVKKVKINLKKNNGVVKYDDSQLTDEKIIAAVTAAGYPTEVA; encoded by the coding sequence ATGAAACAAACATTTAATATTAGTGGTATGAGTTGTGGGCATTGTGTCGCAAAAGTAGAAGGTACAATCAATGAATTACCAGGCGTGAAAAAAGTCAAAATTAATTTAAAGAAAAACAACGGCGTGGTGAAATACGATGATAGCCAATTAACCGATGAAAAAATTATTGCAGCAGTTACGGCGGCTGGTTATCCAACTGAGGTGGCCTAA
- a CDS encoding DUF2969 domain-containing protein — protein sequence MIKYFSEVRSVTKKKDIEVKVEEVKKDIKGKNYTVNQLSIGKKVIGEILTMGEKNYEAFLGKEDLGAYKSLDLAVEAVLLQHNLHD from the coding sequence ATGATAAAATACTTTAGCGAGGTGAGAAGTGTGACGAAGAAAAAAGATATCGAAGTTAAAGTAGAAGAAGTAAAAAAAGATATTAAAGGTAAAAATTACACCGTCAACCAATTATCAATCGGTAAAAAAGTTATTGGTGAAATTTTGACTATGGGTGAAAAGAATTACGAAGCTTTCTTAGGAAAAGAGGATCTAGGAGCTTATAAATCCTTAGATTTAGCGGTGGAAGCTGTGTTATTGCAACATAATTTGCATGACTAA
- a CDS encoding branched-chain amino acid ABC transporter permease yields the protein METMIQQLINGLFLGSIYALLALGYTMVYGIIKLINFAHGEVYMIGSFIGYFLINLGGLGFFPALLISMAASAALGVVIEFLAYRPLRKSTRIAALITAIGVSYLLQNVMIFFFSPDVRAFPQVIKRATYSFGFIKVSNIQLLILAVSVILMVLLQLIVKKTKMGKAMRAVSVDPDAAQLMGINVNRTISFTFALGSALAAAGGMLIGLYYNSIDPMMGVTPGLKSFVAAVLGGIGIIPGAALGGFVIGLIETIATALGFSDFKDAIVYLVLILILLIRPAGILGKNIKEKV from the coding sequence ATGGAAACGATGATTCAACAATTAATAAACGGCTTATTTTTAGGCAGTATATACGCATTATTGGCCTTGGGCTACACAATGGTTTATGGAATCATCAAGTTAATTAACTTTGCCCATGGTGAAGTTTATATGATTGGTAGTTTTATTGGCTATTTTTTGATTAATCTTGGCGGATTGGGATTTTTCCCAGCCCTTTTGATTTCAATGGCGGCTAGTGCGGCATTAGGTGTAGTGATTGAGTTTTTGGCATATCGTCCGTTGCGTAAATCAACTCGAATTGCTGCTTTGATTACAGCGATTGGGGTATCTTATTTACTGCAAAATGTCATGATTTTCTTCTTTAGTCCAGATGTGCGGGCTTTTCCACAAGTAATTAAACGGGCAACATATAGCTTTGGTTTTATTAAAGTCAGCAATATTCAGCTTTTAATTTTAGCAGTCTCAGTTATTTTGATGGTTTTATTACAATTAATCGTAAAGAAAACGAAGATGGGAAAAGCGATGCGGGCAGTCAGTGTTGATCCAGATGCTGCTCAATTAATGGGAATTAATGTGAATCGTACAATTTCTTTTACCTTTGCCTTGGGCTCAGCTTTAGCGGCTGCTGGCGGAATGTTAATTGGTCTTTATTATAACTCGATTGATCCCATGATGGGGGTTACGCCAGGGTTGAAATCTTTTGTTGCCGCCGTATTAGGGGGAATTGGGATTATTCCTGGTGCAGCTTTGGGGGGCTTTGTAATTGGTCTAATTGAGACAATTGCAACGGCGTTAGGCTTTTCTGATTTTAAAGATGCTATTGTTTATTTAGTTTTGATTTTGATTTTATTAATTCGGCCGGCAGGAATTTTAGGCAAGAATATTAAAGAGAAAGTGTAG
- a CDS encoding ABC transporter ATP-binding protein → MLEIKNLTVHYGVIEAVHDVSFNVNKGEIVSLIGANGAGKTTILRTISGLLRPSQGEITFKGQSIIKTPPQKIVAAGLSQVPEGRHIFSGLTVQENLEMGAFLRKDGEVKQDYEQVFQKFPVLKERRNQDAATLSGGEQQMLAMGRALMSKPELLLLDEPSMGLAPIFIKEIFSIIEEIKEQGTTILLIEQNAKMALSIADRGYVLETGSVVLDGTGKALLASDEVKKAYLGG, encoded by the coding sequence ATGTTAGAAATTAAAAATTTAACTGTCCATTACGGTGTTATTGAAGCGGTTCATGATGTGTCATTTAATGTCAATAAAGGGGAGATTGTTTCTTTAATCGGTGCCAATGGTGCTGGAAAAACAACAATTTTACGGACAATTTCAGGTTTATTACGTCCAAGCCAAGGTGAAATTACGTTTAAAGGACAAAGTATTATCAAAACGCCGCCACAAAAAATTGTGGCAGCTGGGTTATCTCAAGTACCAGAAGGACGCCATATTTTTAGTGGTTTAACGGTACAAGAAAACTTAGAAATGGGTGCATTTTTACGTAAGGACGGGGAGGTAAAACAAGATTACGAACAAGTTTTTCAAAAGTTTCCGGTTTTAAAAGAACGCCGCAACCAAGATGCCGCAACACTTTCTGGTGGTGAACAACAAATGTTGGCTATGGGGCGCGCTTTAATGTCAAAACCTGAATTGCTTTTGTTAGACGAGCCGTCAATGGGACTCGCGCCGATTTTTATTAAAGAAATCTTCAGTATTATTGAAGAAATCAAAGAGCAAGGTACGACGATTTTACTTATCGAACAAAATGCTAAAATGGCTTTGTCTATTGCAGACCGCGGGTATGTCTTGGAAACTGGCAGTGTTGTTTTAGATGGCACAGGAAAAGCATTATTAGCCAGCGATGAAGTGAAAAAAGCTTATTTAGGGGGTTAG
- a CDS encoding branched-chain amino acid ABC transporter permease: MKKNLKYNLTWLGLAALVYVVLLVLYNTGVITMFTDRIIVNIGINIILAVGLNLIIGFSGQFSLGHAGFMAIGAYSGAIMSINNPTYGGFFTGLLLGMVISGAVALVVGVPTLRLKGDYLAIATLGISEIIRILIVNMRDITNGPTGIFGILQFTTWETVYVFAVLTILVVANFVHSGPGRATLAVREDEIAAESMGVNTTKYKVVAFVLGAITASIAGTLFAGYQQSVFPKDYGFMKSIDILIIVVFGGMGSTTGAVVSAIVLGVLNMFLQDFGYVRMIVYALALIIIMIFKPSGLLGTWEFSVKKIWQKFTKEDDADASINS; encoded by the coding sequence ATGAAAAAGAATTTGAAATACAATTTAACCTGGTTAGGCTTGGCTGCTTTAGTCTATGTGGTTTTGTTAGTTTTGTATAACACCGGTGTAATTACCATGTTTACTGACCGGATTATTGTCAATATTGGTATCAACATTATTTTGGCTGTGGGTTTGAATTTGATTATCGGTTTTTCTGGTCAGTTTTCTTTAGGGCACGCTGGGTTTATGGCGATTGGCGCTTATTCCGGTGCTATTATGTCCATTAATAATCCTACTTATGGCGGCTTTTTTACTGGCCTCTTATTAGGAATGGTGATTTCAGGCGCGGTGGCATTAGTAGTCGGCGTTCCAACACTGCGATTAAAAGGCGATTATTTGGCGATTGCAACATTGGGAATTTCAGAAATTATCCGTATTTTAATTGTTAACATGCGGGATATCACCAATGGTCCAACCGGAATTTTTGGTATTTTACAATTTACCACTTGGGAGACGGTCTACGTCTTTGCCGTATTGACGATCTTAGTCGTGGCAAATTTTGTTCATAGTGGTCCTGGTCGTGCGACATTAGCTGTGCGCGAAGACGAGATAGCAGCCGAGTCGATGGGAGTTAACACAACTAAGTATAAGGTCGTTGCCTTTGTGTTAGGGGCTATTACGGCTAGTATTGCCGGCACGTTATTTGCCGGTTACCAACAATCGGTTTTTCCAAAAGACTATGGCTTTATGAAATCCATTGATATATTAATTATTGTCGTCTTTGGTGGGATGGGCTCAACGACAGGAGCAGTCGTTTCAGCGATTGTCTTGGGCGTTTTAAATATGTTCTTACAAGACTTTGGTTATGTTCGTATGATTGTCTACGCACTAGCGTTAATTATCATTATGATCTTTAAACCAAGTGGCTTGTTGGGAACTTGGGAATTTTCTGTTAAGAAAATTTGGCAAAAATTCACAAAGGAGGATGATGCAGATGCCTCTATTAACAGTTAA
- a CDS encoding aldose epimerase family protein yields the protein MATVTKLDSKAFGTYYEVKNENGVVLGLHPFGARAISLALPVDGTLRDVLVGCKTITDYKENSYYNATIGPVAGRIAGAQFELDETIYKTEANQKGNTLHGGFVGFDARNWEAQTFTKDNEAGVIFTLNDPDGNHGFPGNLAAKAIYTLTDDNQYSFKFEATTDKKTLFNPTNHGYYNLTGSPSESIDTHNLQINAHFVAKTNDDVTTTGEKVAVAGTKFDFVTGAKIGETLLDDPFLIDEGAQKALTLTAPDGKVALSLMTQAPAVVIYTTGTGEAGTVMKNGVMANHGAVAIEPQGVPGTEIYPQFGSITLTADKPYTMESTFKLIF from the coding sequence ATGGCAACAGTTACAAAGTTAGACAGTAAGGCATTCGGGACGTATTATGAAGTGAAAAATGAAAACGGCGTAGTTTTGGGGCTACATCCTTTTGGGGCGCGTGCCATTTCGTTAGCATTACCAGTCGATGGTACTTTGCGTGATGTATTGGTTGGATGCAAGACAATAACAGACTACAAAGAAAATAGTTATTATAATGCTACCATTGGCCCGGTCGCTGGTCGCATTGCCGGCGCACAGTTTGAATTAGATGAAACAATTTACAAAACAGAGGCCAATCAAAAAGGCAATACATTACATGGTGGTTTTGTAGGATTTGACGCGCGAAATTGGGAGGCACAAACCTTCACTAAGGATAATGAGGCTGGTGTTATCTTCACATTAAATGATCCGGATGGCAATCACGGTTTCCCTGGTAATTTAGCGGCAAAAGCAATTTATACTTTAACCGATGATAATCAATACAGTTTCAAATTTGAAGCAACCACAGACAAAAAAACTTTGTTCAATCCAACCAATCATGGTTACTACAATTTGACGGGTTCGCCCAGTGAGTCAATTGATACGCATAATTTACAAATTAACGCACATTTTGTTGCTAAAACCAATGATGACGTCACAACAACTGGCGAGAAAGTTGCGGTCGCTGGTACAAAATTTGATTTTGTGACAGGTGCTAAAATTGGCGAGACGCTTTTAGATGATCCTTTTTTGATTGATGAAGGTGCCCAAAAAGCATTAACTTTAACTGCACCAGATGGAAAAGTTGCCTTAAGTTTGATGACACAAGCTCCAGCAGTAGTTATTTATACCACTGGCACTGGGGAAGCGGGGACAGTAATGAAAAACGGCGTTATGGCAAATCACGGGGCAGTGGCGATTGAGCCACAAGGGGTGCCTGGTACTGAAATTTACCCTCAATTTGGCAGTATTACTCTGACAGCTGATAAACCTTACACAATGGAAAGTACTTTCAAATTAATTTTTTAA
- a CDS encoding heavy metal translocating P-type ATPase — protein MDSNHNMTGSNPNHMDHEHMNHEHMEHEHMNHGHMNHNHGDHGQMHHGMSHGDHDMQHMDHDMGGMDHSMHMGNFKQKFWLSLVLAIPIIILSPMMGVSLPFQFTFPGSDYVVLILATILFIYGGQPFLSGAKMELQMKNPAMMTLIAMGITVSYIYSLYAFIANHFLHTEHVMDFFWELATLIVIMLLGHWIEMNAVSNASSALKKLAELLPDTVTRVNKAGKEEKISLQEVHEGDTLIVRAGDKMPTDGQILKGETTVDESAVTGESRGVIRKTGDQVIGGSVNGDGTIQIEVTGTGENGYLAKVMKMVKDAQAEKSHLEALSDKVAKWLFYVALVAGVLAFVAWLVAADLPTALDRMVTVFVIACPHALGLAIPLVVARSTSLAAQNGLLLKNRNAIENTHDLDAILLDKTGTLTEGTFAVTGVEILAADWQEDQALQYIGALEKNANHPIATGIMKYIEEKEIEVLKGEDLKNIAGVGLSGVVNNTQVLIANDKELAKRKQTVDKKTLAPYLTQGNTISYLFVDDKLIALIALGDKVKPEAKTFIQALKDRGVEPVMLTGDNQEAATAVANYLGIDNFHAGLLPDGKEKIVSEMTNAGKKVAMVGDGINDAPALARATVGIAIGAGTDVAIDSADVVLTNSNPEDILHFLDLSKQTRNKMIQNLWWGAGYNIVAIPLAAGILAPIGIILSPAVGAILMSLSTVIVAINAMTLKIKK, from the coding sequence ATGGATTCCAATCATAATATGACCGGTAGCAATCCTAATCATATGGATCATGAGCACATGAATCATGAGCATATGGAACATGAACACATGAATCATGGGCACATGAATCACAACCATGGTGATCATGGGCAAATGCACCATGGAATGAGTCATGGTGATCACGATATGCAGCATATGGATCACGATATGGGTGGGATGGACCATTCTATGCATATGGGAAATTTCAAACAGAAATTTTGGCTTTCTTTAGTTTTAGCAATTCCGATTATTATCCTTTCACCGATGATGGGGGTGAGTCTGCCTTTTCAATTTACTTTTCCTGGTTCTGATTATGTCGTTTTAATTTTGGCTACGATTTTATTTATTTATGGTGGTCAACCATTTTTAAGCGGAGCTAAAATGGAATTACAAATGAAAAATCCTGCAATGATGACCCTAATTGCCATGGGGATTACGGTATCGTATATCTATAGTCTTTATGCATTTATTGCCAATCACTTTTTACACACCGAACATGTGATGGATTTCTTCTGGGAATTGGCGACCTTAATTGTGATTATGCTGCTGGGGCATTGGATTGAAATGAATGCTGTCTCAAATGCCAGCAGTGCTTTAAAAAAATTAGCTGAATTACTACCAGATACCGTGACAAGAGTTAATAAAGCGGGAAAAGAAGAAAAAATCTCGCTACAAGAAGTCCATGAAGGTGACACGTTAATTGTTCGTGCTGGGGATAAAATGCCAACAGACGGTCAGATTTTAAAGGGTGAAACAACTGTTGATGAGTCTGCCGTTACTGGTGAGTCCCGAGGTGTGATCCGTAAAACTGGAGATCAAGTTATTGGCGGATCTGTTAATGGCGACGGTACAATCCAAATTGAAGTAACCGGTACTGGTGAAAATGGATATTTAGCCAAAGTGATGAAAATGGTCAAAGACGCCCAAGCTGAAAAATCACATTTGGAAGCTTTGTCAGACAAAGTAGCAAAATGGCTTTTTTATGTCGCTTTAGTCGCTGGGGTATTGGCATTTGTCGCTTGGCTTGTAGCAGCGGATCTGCCAACGGCACTTGACCGCATGGTGACAGTCTTTGTAATTGCGTGTCCCCATGCTTTGGGTTTAGCAATTCCGCTTGTAGTGGCACGTTCAACTTCTCTAGCTGCCCAAAACGGGTTATTGCTAAAAAATCGGAATGCTATTGAAAATACGCATGATTTAGATGCAATTCTTTTAGATAAAACAGGGACCTTAACAGAAGGTACTTTTGCGGTCACCGGCGTTGAAATATTAGCCGCAGATTGGCAAGAAGACCAGGCGCTACAATATATTGGTGCTTTAGAAAAAAACGCCAATCACCCAATTGCAACCGGAATTATGAAATATATTGAAGAAAAAGAAATTGAAGTTTTAAAAGGCGAAGATTTAAAAAATATTGCTGGTGTCGGCTTGTCTGGTGTCGTTAATAACACCCAAGTTCTAATAGCAAACGACAAAGAGCTAGCAAAACGCAAACAAACAGTTGATAAAAAAACGTTGGCACCTTATTTAACACAAGGCAATACAATTAGTTACTTGTTTGTTGATGATAAATTAATTGCCCTCATTGCCTTAGGGGACAAGGTAAAACCGGAAGCAAAAACCTTTATTCAAGCGCTAAAAGATCGTGGTGTTGAGCCGGTTATGTTGACTGGTGACAATCAAGAAGCCGCTACAGCTGTTGCCAATTATTTAGGCATTGATAATTTTCATGCAGGGCTATTACCCGATGGCAAAGAAAAAATTGTTAGTGAAATGACGAATGCCGGTAAAAAAGTAGCTATGGTAGGAGATGGCATTAATGATGCTCCAGCCTTAGCCCGCGCGACAGTGGGAATTGCGATTGGTGCAGGGACCGATGTTGCAATTGACTCTGCTGATGTGGTCTTGACTAATAGTAATCCAGAAGATATTTTACACTTCTTGGATTTATCAAAACAAACCCGGAACAAAATGATTCAAAACTTATGGTGGGGTGCAGGCTACAATATTGTGGCGATTCCTTTAGCTGCTGGTATTTTGGCACCAATTGGGATCATTTTAAGCCCAGCTGTGGGAGCGATTTTGATGTCTTTAAGTACGGTTATTGTGGCTATTAATGCCATGACTTTAAAAATTAAAAAATAG